One part of the Algibacter sp. L1A34 genome encodes these proteins:
- a CDS encoding ASCH domain-containing protein, protein MKRIIIIIFLILISCKSGIKTESDIDKSVYQMWNDFTESNPEFKTGEQPDSDYFHNNETDANRLAELIVNGKKQASSNLYYFYEKANVDLPKIGAKSIVTDFDGKARAIIEIKKVDTIPFNKISKDYAELDMGTDIEPLKKWRKAHWDFFTSAMEENGETQQKTCL, encoded by the coding sequence ATGAAGCGCATAATAATCATTATTTTTTTAATTTTAATTAGCTGTAAGAGCGGAATAAAAACTGAAAGTGACATTGATAAAAGTGTTTATCAAATGTGGAATGATTTTACTGAATCAAATCCCGAATTCAAAACTGGCGAACAGCCCGACTCTGATTATTTTCATAATAATGAAACAGACGCAAATAGGTTAGCAGAATTGATTGTAAATGGAAAAAAGCAAGCAAGTTCTAATTTATATTATTTCTATGAAAAAGCTAATGTCGATTTGCCAAAAATAGGAGCAAAAAGCATTGTAACGGATTTTGATGGAAAAGCTCGAGCAATAATTGAAATTAAAAAAGTAGATACAATTCCATTTAATAAGATTTCTAAAGATTATGCTGAATTAGATATGGGAACGGATATTGAACCCCTAAAAAAATGGAGAAAAGCACATTGGGACTTTTTTACGAGTGCAATGGAAGAAAATGGGGAAACCCAACAGAAGACATGCTTATAG
- a CDS encoding YhdH/YhfP family quinone oxidoreductase, which yields MNTQSTYKAFRIEENDGNYTSSIKEMPFTDLSEGELLIKVHYSSLNYKDALSASGNKGVTRNYPHTPGIDAVGIVVSSKSSKFKVSDNVIVTSYDLGMNTDGGFAQYVKAPADWVVKLPENLSMKEAMTIGTAGLTAGMSVLKLSEIVKPEDGPIVVSGSTGGVGSVSLSILKKLGYKTVAITGKETEIEFLKNLGADEVIMREDFENMAKKPLLKPIYAGGIDTVGGVILENIIKSTFPMGVVTCCGNVASPKLDLTVFPFILRGVTLIGIDSQNYPMGYREKAWEKLSNEWMNDQLIETSTEISLNELKEKIDLMLKGKLKGRTVVKLDL from the coding sequence ATGAATACGCAATCAACATACAAAGCTTTTAGAATAGAAGAAAATGATGGTAACTATACTTCTTCTATCAAAGAGATGCCTTTTACAGATTTATCCGAAGGTGAATTACTAATAAAAGTACACTACAGCTCTTTAAACTATAAGGATGCTTTGTCTGCTTCGGGAAATAAAGGTGTTACTAGAAATTATCCTCATACACCGGGTATTGATGCTGTTGGAATCGTTGTTTCTTCTAAGTCTTCTAAGTTTAAGGTTTCAGATAATGTTATTGTAACAAGTTATGATTTAGGGATGAATACAGATGGGGGTTTTGCGCAATACGTTAAAGCACCAGCAGATTGGGTGGTAAAGCTACCCGAAAATCTTTCTATGAAAGAAGCCATGACCATTGGTACAGCAGGATTAACTGCTGGTATGTCTGTATTAAAATTAAGTGAAATTGTAAAACCGGAAGATGGCCCAATCGTTGTTTCTGGATCTACTGGAGGTGTAGGTTCTGTAAGTCTCTCGATTTTAAAAAAATTAGGTTACAAAACAGTTGCAATTACAGGTAAAGAAACCGAAATTGAATTTTTAAAAAACCTTGGAGCAGATGAAGTTATTATGCGAGAAGATTTTGAGAACATGGCTAAAAAACCACTTTTAAAACCTATTTATGCTGGTGGTATAGATACCGTAGGAGGAGTGATTCTTGAAAACATAATTAAATCTACATTCCCAATGGGCGTTGTTACTTGTTGCGGGAATGTTGCCTCCCCAAAATTAGATTTAACCGTATTTCCTTTCATTTTAAGAGGTGTAACCTTAATCGGTATAGATTCCCAAAATTATCCAATGGGATATCGAGAAAAAGCATGGGAAAAACTATCTAATGAATGGATGAACGACCAATTAATAGAAACTTCTACTGAAATATCTTTAAATGAATTGAAAGAAAAAATAGATTTGATGCTTAAAGGGAAATTAAAAGGTAGAACGGTGGTTAAATTAGATTTATAA
- a CDS encoding winged helix-turn-helix transcriptional regulator, with protein sequence MKKSYCPIDTFINTIKGKRKGTIILHLFQGDKRYGELVRLMPDISERMITKQLKELEIDGLINRTAFPEVPPRVEYSLTKLGNEIHPVLKGMFKGGVLFEKSIDTL encoded by the coding sequence ATGAAAAAAAGTTATTGCCCAATAGATACTTTTATAAATACGATTAAAGGAAAAAGAAAGGGCACTATTATTTTGCATCTTTTTCAAGGAGATAAGAGATATGGTGAATTGGTAAGATTAATGCCAGATATTAGTGAACGTATGATTACCAAACAGCTAAAAGAATTAGAAATCGATGGATTGATTAATAGAACCGCATTTCCTGAAGTTCCACCAAGGGTTGAATATAGTTTAACAAAATTAGGTAATGAGATTCATCCCGTTTTGAAAGGCATGTTTAAAGGTGGCGTACTTTTTGAAAAAAGTATTGATACTCTTTAA
- a CDS encoding GNAT family N-acetyltransferase, whose amino-acid sequence MKYLLNNQETERLLFRKIEKSDFNDWLEFYKNPNSSLHWVSELDSPEIECEKWYEKQFYRYKNNLGGMNVLIEKTSGRLIGHCGLLVQNVDAISELEIGYSILPEFWNNGFASEAAKKCRDFAFENNLSNSIISIISLTNTPSEKVAIKNGMCVDKVTEYGRNKVNVFRIEKVDWQ is encoded by the coding sequence ATGAAATACTTGCTTAATAATCAAGAAACCGAACGCCTTTTATTCAGGAAAATAGAAAAATCTGATTTTAACGATTGGTTGGAATTTTATAAAAACCCAAATAGTTCTTTGCATTGGGTTTCTGAGTTAGACAGCCCAGAGATTGAGTGTGAAAAGTGGTATGAAAAACAATTTTATCGTTACAAAAATAATTTAGGAGGAATGAATGTCCTGATTGAAAAAACATCAGGGAGATTAATTGGACATTGTGGGCTTTTAGTTCAAAATGTTGATGCAATATCTGAGTTAGAGATAGGATATTCAATCTTACCTGAATTTTGGAATAATGGTTTCGCTAGTGAAGCTGCTAAAAAATGTAGAGATTTTGCTTTTGAAAATAATTTATCAAATTCAATAATCTCAATTATAAGTCTTACCAATACGCCATCTGAAAAAGTGGCTATTAAAAACGGAATGTGTGTTGATAAAGTAACAGAATATGGCAGGAATAAAGTGAATGTTTTTAGAATTGAGAAAGTAGATTGGCAGTAA
- the acs gene encoding acetate--CoA ligase, with protein MSNYHIKHLEEYYQVYRKSVREPENFWEEIAEEHFMWQKKWDKVLSWDFSKPEVKWFEGAELNITENCIDRHLPTRGDKTAILFEPNNPKDPAEHITYNQLHDRVNRFANVLKNQGVKKGDRVCIYLPMIPELAISTLACARIGAIHSVVFAGFSSTALSTRINDSDCKIVITSDGSYRGSKSIDLKGIVDEALESCPGVKDVLVAKRINTDIHMEAGRDQWLQPLLDAASADCKAEIMNAEDPLFILYTSGSTGRPKGMVHTTAGYMVYTAYTFKNIFQYKETDVFWCTADIGWITGHSYIVYGPLINGATTVMFEGVPSYPDFGRFWEIIEKHKVNQFYTAPTAIRALAKQGPELVEKYNLSSLKVLGSVGEPINEEAWHWYNDNVGKRKSPIVDTWWQTETGGIMISPIPFVTPTKPTYATLPFIGIQPVLMDEQGEELKGNQVDGRLCIKFPWPSMARTIWGNHQRYKDTYFSAYENKYFTGDGALRDEVGYYRITGRVDDVIIVSGHNLGTAPIEDAVNEHPAVAESAIVGFPHDVKGNALYGYVILKDFGETRDQNNLRKEINQMITESIGPIAKLDKIQFTVGLPKTRSGKIMRRILRKIASNDTSNLGDTSTLLNPEVVQEIIDNVL; from the coding sequence ATGAGTAATTATCACATTAAACATTTAGAAGAATATTATCAAGTCTATAGAAAATCGGTTCGCGAGCCAGAAAATTTTTGGGAAGAAATCGCTGAAGAACATTTTATGTGGCAAAAAAAATGGGATAAAGTACTTAGTTGGGATTTCTCTAAACCCGAAGTAAAATGGTTTGAAGGAGCAGAATTAAATATTACAGAAAACTGTATTGATCGTCATTTGCCAACACGTGGCGATAAAACAGCCATTTTATTTGAACCAAACAATCCAAAAGATCCTGCTGAGCATATTACGTATAATCAATTACATGACCGTGTTAATCGGTTTGCTAATGTTTTAAAAAATCAAGGCGTAAAAAAAGGTGATCGGGTTTGTATTTATTTGCCAATGATTCCCGAATTAGCCATTTCTACTTTAGCTTGTGCTAGAATAGGGGCAATTCACTCTGTGGTATTCGCAGGGTTTTCATCTACAGCATTATCTACTAGAATTAATGATTCCGATTGTAAAATAGTTATTACTAGCGATGGTTCTTACCGTGGCTCTAAAAGCATCGATTTAAAAGGTATTGTAGATGAAGCTTTAGAGAGTTGCCCTGGTGTAAAAGATGTATTGGTTGCAAAACGTATCAATACGGATATTCATATGGAAGCAGGTCGCGATCAATGGTTACAACCACTTTTGGATGCAGCATCGGCAGATTGTAAAGCCGAAATTATGAATGCTGAAGATCCGTTATTTATTTTATACACATCAGGTTCTACAGGAAGACCGAAAGGTATGGTGCATACTACAGCCGGATACATGGTTTATACAGCATATACATTTAAAAATATATTTCAATATAAAGAAACTGATGTTTTTTGGTGTACTGCCGATATTGGATGGATTACCGGCCATAGCTATATTGTTTATGGTCCATTAATAAATGGGGCAACAACGGTTATGTTTGAAGGGGTACCGAGTTATCCAGATTTTGGACGCTTTTGGGAAATTATAGAAAAGCATAAAGTGAATCAATTTTATACCGCGCCAACGGCTATTAGAGCTTTGGCAAAACAGGGGCCAGAATTGGTTGAAAAATACAATTTATCATCCTTAAAAGTGTTGGGCTCTGTTGGAGAACCAATAAATGAAGAAGCTTGGCACTGGTATAACGATAACGTTGGGAAAAGGAAAAGTCCAATTGTTGATACCTGGTGGCAAACCGAAACGGGTGGGATTATGATTAGCCCAATTCCGTTTGTAACACCAACAAAACCAACTTATGCGACGTTACCATTTATCGGGATTCAGCCGGTTTTAATGGATGAGCAAGGTGAGGAGTTAAAAGGAAATCAAGTAGATGGGCGTTTGTGTATAAAATTCCCATGGCCAAGTATGGCTCGAACCATTTGGGGAAACCACCAGCGTTATAAAGATACTTATTTTTCAGCTTACGAAAATAAATATTTTACAGGTGATGGTGCTTTGCGTGATGAGGTTGGTTATTACAGAATTACCGGTAGAGTAGATGATGTTATTATTGTTTCTGGCCATAATCTAGGAACAGCTCCAATTGAGGATGCTGTAAACGAACACCCAGCAGTAGCGGAGTCTGCTATTGTTGGATTTCCACATGATGTTAAAGGAAACGCGCTTTATGGTTACGTAATTTTAAAAGATTTTGGAGAAACTAGAGATCAAAATAACCTAAGGAAAGAGATAAACCAAATGATTACCGAGTCTATCGGGCCAATCGCGAAATTAGATAAAATTCAGTTTACCGTTGGATTACCTAAAACACGTTCGGGTAAAATTATGCGACGTATTTTACGTAAAATAGCCAGCAACGATACCAGTAATTTAGGAGATACAAGTACGTTATTAAACCCTGAAGTAGTTCAAGAGATTATTGATAACGTGTTGTAG
- a CDS encoding DUF779 domain-containing protein, which translates to MERIAITKEAAVVVNELKAKYGDLIFHQSGGCCDGSAPMIFEKGDMYLDESDILLGTLEGVNFYMNQDQFEYWKHTHLTVDVTKGRGASFSLEIPLGLRFLIQSRLLTAEESKILNLPKS; encoded by the coding sequence ATGGAACGAATAGCTATTACAAAAGAAGCGGCCGTTGTTGTGAATGAGTTGAAGGCTAAATATGGCGATCTTATTTTTCATCAAAGTGGTGGGTGCTGCGATGGATCTGCACCAATGATTTTTGAAAAAGGCGATATGTATTTGGATGAAAGCGATATTTTATTGGGCACATTAGAAGGTGTGAATTTTTATATGAATCAGGATCAATTTGAATATTGGAAGCACACGCATTTAACAGTTGATGTTACTAAAGGACGCGGTGCAAGTTTCTCTTTAGAAATTCCATTGGGACTTCGGTTTTTAATTCAGTCTCGACTATTAACAGCTGAAGAATCTAAAATTTTAAACCTTCCAAAAAGTTAG
- a CDS encoding aldehyde dehydrogenase family protein, whose translation MSYSKPKFKTSYSNFINGEFVAPIGGQYFDNTSPIDNSLIAKYPRSQKEDVDLALDAANAAKESWGNTPAAERAALLNKVADIIEENLEEFALVETCDNGKPIRETLNADIPLAADHWRYFAACIRAEEGSATELDANTLSMNIKEPLGVVGQIIPWNFPLLMLSWKVPPALATGNCVVLKPAEQTPSSATLLMEKIANVFPPGVFNVVHGFGPEAGKPLASSPKVDKVAFTGETTTGQLIMQYASKNLNPVTMELGGKSPNVFFNSVMDEDDAFLDKAIEGAVLFAFNGGEVCTCPSRILVQEDIYDAFMERVIARTNAIIQDNPYNVNTMVGAQASNDQYEKIQAYLKIGVEEGAKVLTGGAANKLSGDLANGFYIQPTILEGHNKMRVFQEEIFGPVACVTKFKDEAEALEIANDTLYGLGAGVWTRDAHQLYQIPRAIKAGRVWVNCYHAYPAHAPFGGYKKSGFGRENHVMMMNYYRQTKNMLISYDKNKLGFF comes from the coding sequence ATGAGTTATTCTAAACCAAAATTTAAGACGTCCTATTCTAATTTTATTAATGGGGAATTTGTCGCACCAATTGGCGGTCAGTATTTTGATAATACATCACCTATTGATAATAGTTTAATTGCGAAATATCCGCGATCGCAAAAAGAAGATGTGGATTTGGCTCTAGATGCTGCCAATGCAGCAAAAGAGTCTTGGGGCAACACACCGGCTGCCGAACGTGCTGCATTGCTAAATAAAGTAGCCGATATTATTGAGGAAAACCTTGAGGAATTTGCCTTAGTAGAAACCTGCGATAATGGGAAGCCAATACGAGAAACTTTAAATGCCGATATACCACTAGCGGCAGATCATTGGCGGTATTTTGCAGCATGTATTCGTGCCGAAGAGGGTAGTGCTACAGAATTAGACGCAAATACCTTATCTATGAATATTAAAGAACCATTAGGTGTGGTTGGACAGATTATTCCTTGGAATTTTCCTTTATTAATGTTATCGTGGAAAGTACCACCAGCTTTAGCAACAGGTAATTGTGTGGTTTTAAAACCAGCAGAACAAACACCTTCTTCAGCGACTTTACTTATGGAAAAAATTGCTAATGTATTTCCTCCAGGAGTATTTAATGTTGTGCATGGGTTTGGGCCAGAAGCGGGTAAACCATTGGCTTCAAGTCCTAAAGTTGATAAAGTAGCTTTTACAGGAGAAACCACAACAGGACAATTAATTATGCAATATGCGTCTAAAAACTTAAATCCGGTTACTATGGAATTAGGTGGGAAATCACCAAATGTTTTCTTTAATTCTGTTATGGATGAAGATGATGCTTTTTTAGATAAAGCCATTGAAGGTGCTGTTTTATTCGCTTTTAATGGAGGTGAAGTGTGTACCTGTCCATCGAGAATTTTAGTACAAGAAGATATTTATGATGCTTTTATGGAACGCGTAATTGCGAGAACAAATGCTATTATTCAAGATAATCCTTACAATGTAAATACCATGGTTGGTGCGCAGGCATCTAACGATCAATACGAGAAAATACAGGCCTATTTAAAAATAGGGGTAGAAGAAGGCGCTAAAGTATTAACTGGTGGTGCTGCTAATAAATTAAGTGGCGATCTGGCAAACGGATTTTACATTCAACCAACTATTTTAGAAGGCCATAATAAAATGCGAGTCTTTCAGGAAGAAATATTTGGTCCGGTAGCTTGTGTTACAAAATTTAAAGATGAAGCCGAAGCATTGGAAATTGCAAACGATACGCTTTATGGTTTAGGTGCAGGAGTTTGGACGCGCGATGCACATCAATTATATCAAATTCCGAGAGCTATAAAAGCGGGACGTGTTTGGGTGAATTGTTATCATGCTTATCCTGCGCATGCACCTTTTGGAGGTTATAAAAAATCTGGTTTCGGACGAGAAAATCATGTAATGATGATGAATTATTACCGCCAGACTAAAAATATGTTGATTTCTTATGATAAAAATAAGTTAGGGTTTTTTTAG
- a CDS encoding AraC family transcriptional regulator has protein sequence MNQLLNHHRSIRKLTTLVENRTTYNAEYAELNIYETHAYAEKVALKFDFPIIASMLTGKKVMHINGLESFDFFPGESVVMPTNKEMIIDFPLASLDSPTQCLALGIDGSKIDEVVQKFNHHVTIENENNTWQLDESASHLINNTDVNHLVKRLVYTFTNNNTSKDVLLDLMIQELVVRLLQTKAKAFILNDTESIFNDTRIGMVIKFIKKNLTNKDISVDLLAKKACMSTSHFHKKFKNTLGISPIDYINSEKIKFSKKLIKESKDFRMSEVAFKSGFNNTSYFNRQFKKVELITPQQFKASLSK, from the coding sequence ATGAACCAATTACTAAACCATCATAGAAGCATTAGAAAACTCACCACTTTGGTTGAAAACAGAACAACGTACAATGCCGAGTATGCCGAATTAAATATTTATGAAACACACGCTTACGCGGAAAAAGTAGCACTTAAATTCGATTTTCCTATAATTGCAAGTATGCTTACAGGTAAAAAAGTGATGCATATTAATGGGTTAGAATCTTTCGATTTTTTCCCAGGTGAATCTGTTGTAATGCCAACCAATAAAGAAATGATTATCGATTTCCCGTTAGCAAGCCTAGACAGCCCAACACAATGTTTAGCTCTAGGAATAGATGGTAGTAAAATAGACGAAGTAGTTCAGAAATTTAATCACCATGTGACAATTGAGAATGAAAACAATACATGGCAACTAGACGAAAGCGCATCGCATCTTATTAATAATACCGATGTTAACCACCTTGTAAAACGCCTCGTTTACACCTTTACCAACAATAACACCTCTAAAGATGTTCTACTCGATTTAATGATACAAGAACTCGTGGTGCGTTTACTACAAACCAAAGCCAAAGCTTTTATATTAAACGATACCGAATCCATTTTTAACGATACTCGTATTGGTATGGTTATTAAATTCATTAAAAAAAACTTGACCAATAAGGATATTAGTGTCGATTTATTAGCGAAAAAGGCTTGCATGAGCACCTCTCATTTTCATAAGAAATTTAAAAATACACTTGGCATTTCTCCGATTGATTATATAAATTCTGAAAAAATAAAGTTCTCTAAAAAACTAATTAAGGAATCGAAAGATTTCCGAATGTCCGAAGTTGCCTTTAAATCCGGATTTAATAACACTAGTTATTTTAACCGACAATTTAAAAAAGTAGAACTCATAACACCTCAACAATTTAAGGCTTCACTTAGCAAATAA
- a CDS encoding YCF48-related protein gives MIFKSTQRKTYASFANIFLLFLFLISLSVQSQNWETVTSLSGIDADETHRNLFFLNANTGWIARNDGAILKTIDGGTTWSVQATNTRVADIYFISETKGWAAGDLNVYYTTNGGDTWTKVQAGSTIGSESIYSVYFISETHGWASGLNYIYRTTDGGLTWLKVLPSGFSFNDIYFTSETVGYAVGSGNKILKTIDAGVTWVEQNAGTLYTTHNAIHFTDANTAFVCGKYGIIKKSIDAGATWTSIISQDYGSPSLNDIFFIDANNGWVVGNERTIKHTSDGGLTWTDENTLQSDQYKSFRSVFFTGATTGFALAYDDLQTYSIALPPIISGFSPTTATYGDTMVITGEHFNGTKNITLGGVDVQSFTVDSPTQITLTVGPGLSGNLAVTNFGGTITSGGFNYINQSPNMVDIDDVSYCQSFTSYSVPISVSDIESLPANLTVTATSNNETIVTNANILVTGSTETKVLNITPETGTSGIVTITVTVEDEGNDTAQKTFELTVGGDISKPVALTQNISVSLDVTGNASITPEDIDFGSSDNCSSSAGSTPPIYLSGGQTNKLWSFIPGIDITPQEIAVDWSVVGDYGGSNYFGNYGALEINELTNELFVAGGSYDKNYVMKAPINGNSPMNHYTGQFSYGTTIDFEIENTTQTVYTATTDGIFSEAIGSGNPTLLIAGDIKGITLDTTNNTLYFVTTAGISKVQTDGTSLSENFLTVDNPALITMDTVTGRLFWIEKDLNAVYTALADGTETPYALYTNTSITGIPYAIDFAPKSNEIYYSITGGSYYNLQDYILKAPADGTGVPETVISGDLGGTTGIATGKNYTPRPDLQLSLDITTFTCSDVGENRTVTLTVKDDSDNESTKTALVTVTDTNNYCGTLSLSQHENDNKFVLYPNPTDHVLHIKNNLNTEINSINIYDLNGRMVINESVNKSQESVQINTTNLQASIYIIKIKTSTSVVVKRFTKQ, from the coding sequence ATGATTTTTAAATCTACTCAAAGAAAAACTTATGCCTCTTTCGCGAATATATTTTTGCTTTTTTTATTTTTAATTAGCTTATCTGTACAATCCCAAAATTGGGAGACAGTTACTAGTCTTTCAGGAATTGATGCCGATGAAACACACCGCAATCTATTTTTTCTAAACGCAAATACTGGATGGATTGCTAGAAATGATGGTGCTATTTTAAAAACTATAGACGGTGGAACTACTTGGTCTGTACAAGCGACAAACACTCGTGTTGCAGATATTTATTTCATTTCAGAAACAAAAGGTTGGGCTGCTGGAGACCTAAACGTATATTACACTACTAATGGTGGTGATACCTGGACAAAGGTTCAAGCTGGTAGTACCATAGGGTCAGAATCTATTTATTCCGTTTATTTTATTTCAGAAACACATGGCTGGGCTAGTGGGCTTAACTATATTTATCGTACAACGGATGGCGGGTTAACTTGGTTAAAAGTTTTGCCTTCAGGATTTTCTTTCAACGATATATATTTTACCTCAGAAACAGTTGGTTACGCTGTAGGCAGTGGAAATAAAATATTAAAAACAATTGATGCCGGTGTAACTTGGGTAGAGCAAAATGCAGGAACGCTTTATACAACCCATAATGCTATCCATTTTACGGATGCAAATACGGCTTTCGTATGTGGAAAATATGGTATTATAAAAAAATCTATCGATGCTGGAGCCACATGGACAAGCATAATAAGTCAAGATTATGGTTCTCCAAGCTTAAATGACATCTTTTTTATAGATGCTAATAACGGTTGGGTTGTTGGAAATGAACGAACCATTAAACACACATCTGACGGAGGTTTAACATGGACAGATGAAAACACCTTACAATCCGATCAATATAAGTCTTTTAGATCTGTATTTTTCACTGGAGCAACAACTGGTTTTGCTCTAGCCTATGATGATTTACAAACCTATAGTATAGCATTACCACCAATTATAAGTGGCTTTTCTCCAACAACTGCTACATATGGAGATACTATGGTTATAACGGGAGAGCACTTTAATGGAACAAAAAATATTACTTTAGGAGGAGTAGATGTGCAAAGCTTTACAGTAGATTCTCCTACCCAAATAACATTAACCGTTGGTCCTGGCTTATCAGGAAATCTTGCTGTTACAAATTTTGGAGGAACGATTACATCTGGTGGTTTTAATTATATTAATCAATCGCCAAATATGGTGGATATTGATGATGTAAGTTATTGTCAGTCTTTTACAAGTTACTCTGTACCTATTTCTGTGAGTGATATTGAATCACTTCCTGCTAATTTAACGGTAACCGCAACTTCTAACAATGAAACCATTGTTACCAATGCCAATATTTTGGTAACTGGAAGTACAGAAACTAAAGTTTTAAATATTACGCCAGAAACGGGCACTTCGGGTATTGTTACAATTACTGTTACTGTTGAAGACGAAGGAAATGATACAGCTCAAAAAACGTTTGAATTAACTGTTGGAGGTGATATTTCAAAACCAGTGGCTTTAACGCAAAATATTAGTGTTTCTCTAGATGTTACTGGTAATGCTAGTATTACGCCAGAAGATATTGATTTTGGATCAAGTGATAACTGTTCTTCTAGTGCAGGAAGTACTCCCCCTATTTACTTATCTGGAGGACAAACCAATAAACTATGGTCATTTATACCAGGTATTGATATAACACCACAAGAAATTGCTGTAGATTGGTCTGTAGTCGGTGATTATGGAGGTAGTAACTATTTTGGAAATTATGGTGCTTTAGAAATAAATGAATTAACTAACGAATTATTTGTTGCAGGTGGTAGCTATGATAAAAATTATGTTATGAAAGCCCCAATAAACGGCAATAGCCCAATGAATCATTATACTGGACAATTTTCTTATGGCACTACCATTGATTTTGAAATAGAAAACACAACACAAACAGTTTACACAGCTACAACTGATGGTATTTTTTCTGAAGCTATCGGAAGTGGAAATCCAACGCTTTTAATAGCAGGTGATATTAAAGGAATTACTTTAGATACCACAAATAACACATTATACTTTGTAACTACAGCAGGTATTAGTAAAGTTCAAACAGATGGCACATCACTTTCCGAGAACTTCCTAACGGTAGATAATCCAGCACTAATAACAATGGATACAGTAACAGGTCGTTTATTTTGGATTGAAAAAGATTTAAATGCGGTTTATACTGCTTTAGCAGATGGGACTGAAACACCTTATGCGCTTTATACAAACACAAGTATTACAGGTATACCTTATGCTATAGATTTTGCTCCAAAATCGAATGAAATTTATTATTCTATAACAGGTGGTTCTTATTATAATCTTCAAGATTATATTTTGAAAGCTCCTGCTGATGGAACTGGAGTACCGGAAACCGTTATCTCTGGAGATCTAGGGGGAACAACTGGTATTGCTACGGGTAAGAATTACACGCCAAGACCAGATTTACAATTAAGTTTAGACATAACAACTTTTACATGTTCCGATGTAGGAGAAAATAGAACAGTTACCTTAACTGTTAAAGATGACTCTGATAACGAAAGTACTAAAACAGCACTCGTAACTGTTACCGATACTAATAATTACTGTGGTACTTTAAGTCTGTCTCAACATGAAAATGATAACAAGTTTGTATTGTACCCTAACCCCACAGATCATGTGTTACACATTAAAAACAACTTAAATACGGAAATAAATAGTATAAATATTTACGATTTAAACGGAAGAATGGTAATCAATGAGTCTGTAAATAAATCACAAGAATCCGTGCAAATCAATACCACAAACTTACAAGCTTCAATATATATCATTAAGATTAAAACATCTACAAGTGTTGTTGTAAAACGCTTTACAAAACAATAA